A region from the Aegilops tauschii subsp. strangulata cultivar AL8/78 chromosome 5, Aet v6.0, whole genome shotgun sequence genome encodes:
- the LOC109744986 gene encoding probable histone H2A.5, translated as MDASPTGAVSKAKKYVVGRKLGGGPRKKAVARSVKAGLQFPVGRIGRFLKKGRYAQRVGMGAPVYLASVLEYLAAELLELAGNAAKDNKKSRIIPRHLLLAIRNDQELGKLLAGVTIAHGGVLPNINPLLLPKKTAEKEPKSPKKAPKSPKKA; from the coding sequence ATGGACGCCTCGCCCACCGGCGCCGTCTCCAAGGCGAAGAAGTACGTGGTGGGGCGCAAGCTCGGCGGCGGCCCCAGGAAGAAGGCGGTGGCGCGGTCCGTCAAGGCCGGGCTGCAGTTCCCCGTCGGCCGCATCGGCCGCTTCCTCAAGAAGGGCCGCTACGCGCAGCGCGTCGGCATGGGCGCCCCCGTCTACCTCGCCTCCGTCCTCGAGTACCTCGCCGCTGAGCTGCTTGAGCTGGCCGGGAACGCCGCCAAGGACAACAAGAAGTCCCGCATCATCCCGCGCCACCTGCTGCTCGCCATCCGGAACGACCAGGAGCTCGGCAAGCTGCTCGCCGGCGTCACCATCGCGCACGGCGGCGTGCTGCCCAACATCAACCCCCTGCTGCTCCCCAAGAAGACCGCCGAGAAGGAGCCCAAGTCGCCCAAGAAGGCCCCCAAGTCCCCCAAGAAGGCTTAG